The proteins below come from a single Leptolyngbya iicbica LK genomic window:
- a CDS encoding FecR domain-containing protein, giving the protein MPMRQYHPQWSRLASLIGVFAAIASPVLAQAEVPLTHGTVQTFRNRVELQLQGGLVRPVRDQDRLGFGDALRTNLASQADLQLSDGSFIRLGELTTFWVIPNTRNLWLAQGTGLISLAPDGGSTQIETPNAIAQTQGATVVIRHVQGPDADAPAALPGSEATLLSDTGRTAVMVLADPKRQGVQVSLRDARRVELTTGQMAIVDGDSLYLFAFNRDLFYETSALVQGLPASVTPPDTTTAAPPPTNDPAAASAAFTGEYWLDPRFLSPEADRTAESGWLFPANPQPAAPDVPLSETQTDSAAPEVPSPSEPTMADPDPLRETTHNDLTVEDELMPASPVPPATDEALPAPGQANTESLDLPAGVIEPPSEPSAPEPPTADPPPAIADPPPTEGTP; this is encoded by the coding sequence ATGCCCATGCGCCAATATCACCCCCAATGGTCCAGACTGGCAAGTCTCATCGGCGTCTTTGCAGCCATTGCCAGTCCGGTTTTAGCACAAGCTGAAGTACCCCTCACCCATGGCACCGTCCAGACCTTTCGCAACCGGGTCGAGTTGCAACTGCAAGGGGGGTTGGTGCGGCCCGTGCGCGACCAAGATCGGCTGGGCTTTGGCGATGCCCTTCGAACCAATTTGGCGTCTCAAGCAGATTTACAACTCAGTGATGGTTCATTTATCCGCTTAGGCGAGCTGACCACCTTTTGGGTCATACCCAATACGCGCAACCTGTGGCTGGCCCAAGGCACTGGCTTGATCTCGTTAGCGCCCGATGGGGGCAGCACTCAGATAGAGACGCCCAATGCCATTGCCCAAACCCAAGGGGCGACAGTCGTGATACGACACGTCCAAGGACCCGACGCCGACGCCCCAGCAGCCCTCCCCGGCAGCGAAGCCACGCTACTGAGTGATACAGGGCGAACTGCTGTCATGGTGCTGGCAGACCCTAAACGCCAGGGGGTGCAAGTGAGTCTGCGCGACGCTCGCCGCGTTGAGCTCACCACCGGACAAATGGCGATCGTGGATGGTGACAGCCTCTATCTATTCGCCTTCAACCGCGACCTCTTTTACGAAACCAGTGCCTTAGTTCAGGGCTTGCCAGCGTCAGTGACGCCCCCCGACACGACCACCGCTGCGCCCCCACCCACCAACGATCCCGCCGCTGCGTCCGCCGCCTTTACGGGTGAATATTGGCTTGACCCTCGGTTTTTATCGCCGGAGGCAGATCGCACCGCTGAAAGTGGCTGGCTGTTTCCAGCCAATCCTCAGCCTGCGGCACCAGACGTCCCCCTTTCAGAGACGCAGACTGACAGTGCAGCCCCCGAAGTGCCGAGTCCGTCTGAACCGACGATGGCTGATCCCGACCCCCTTCGAGAGACCACACACAATGACTTAACGGTTGAAGATGAGCTAATGCCTGCCTCGCCTGTGCCACCGGCTACCGACGAAGCTCTGCCAGCTCCCGGCCAAGCCAATACAGAAAGCCTCGATCTCCCAGCAGGTGTCATTGAGCCGCCGTCTGAGCCCTCGGCACCCGAGCCACCCACCGCCGACCCGCCACCCGCGATCGCCGATCCTCCGCCTACAGAGGGCACTCCCTAA
- a CDS encoding FecR family protein, protein MNRFFRMSSLQLVGWPSLVLGLLGILSAASPAQGQVPLTRADVESLYNQVEFIPEGQTARPARLSDWLAVGDALRTALGARAELRFNDGSLARVGERATFWFVPNTRDFRLSNGTALFLIPPDRGPSNIRTPSAVTGIQGTALVVRHIPHQACDAAEPSVNELTCPGRTVVMVLTNSPKGPVEVTASNGNSAFLSAGDLAVVENGDIQVMEFNLQLFYDTSPLVSGLELDNPNFEGTGLPTDPVRQETWEGLQSQTDFNGSYLLNPSVVALNAQLGTTVSWLLPADGGDSPTFANDTAATPLSALESLENTAIVQNPVRQSLMSTWPPRTVPGLEVPQASVPGVVIPTGPSSQPAGVIRPVIPNVGGPGPIGPPSREPGVVTGGPPVGVPPVEQPVGVPPVEQPGGGPPPEFPGAPEEFPGAPEEFPAGPNDDPPEVPDPGDNGPELEVPFDPAG, encoded by the coding sequence ATGAATCGCTTTTTCCGAATGTCATCACTCCAGTTAGTGGGCTGGCCTAGTCTAGTATTGGGCTTACTCGGCATATTGAGCGCCGCATCGCCCGCCCAAGGGCAGGTTCCCCTGACTCGTGCCGACGTCGAGTCACTTTATAATCAGGTCGAGTTTATTCCAGAGGGGCAGACTGCTCGCCCGGCCCGACTGAGTGATTGGTTAGCGGTGGGTGATGCCTTGCGCACGGCACTCGGAGCCAGAGCCGAACTCCGCTTCAACGACGGTTCTCTAGCCCGGGTCGGTGAGCGAGCCACTTTTTGGTTTGTGCCCAATACCCGTGACTTTCGCCTCTCCAATGGGACTGCCCTCTTTCTCATTCCCCCCGATCGCGGCCCGAGCAATATCCGCACCCCGAGCGCGGTGACTGGCATTCAAGGGACTGCTCTGGTTGTTCGCCACATTCCTCATCAGGCGTGTGACGCGGCTGAACCTTCGGTCAATGAATTGACTTGCCCAGGACGAACGGTGGTGATGGTCTTAACCAACAGTCCCAAAGGGCCGGTGGAAGTGACTGCCAGTAATGGCAACTCGGCCTTCTTGTCAGCCGGTGATTTAGCGGTTGTGGAAAATGGCGATATCCAGGTAATGGAGTTCAACCTCCAGCTGTTTTACGATACGAGTCCACTGGTATCAGGGTTAGAGCTCGATAATCCCAACTTTGAGGGCACGGGTTTGCCGACGGATCCGGTGCGGCAAGAGACCTGGGAAGGGCTGCAATCCCAGACTGATTTCAATGGCAGTTACCTGCTCAACCCCAGTGTGGTGGCTTTAAATGCGCAGCTAGGGACGACGGTGAGTTGGCTTTTACCCGCTGATGGGGGCGACTCACCGACCTTTGCCAATGACACCGCAGCGACGCCTCTAAGTGCTTTAGAAAGCCTTGAGAATACTGCCATCGTCCAGAATCCTGTTAGGCAATCACTGATGTCTACTTGGCCGCCCCGTACGGTACCAGGCTTAGAGGTGCCCCAGGCGTCTGTGCCGGGTGTTGTGATACCGACAGGACCTAGCTCACAACCGGCGGGAGTGATTCGTCCCGTCATTCCTAATGTCGGTGGGCCGGGGCCAATCGGGCCACCCAGCCGAGAACCAGGCGTCGTCACAGGCGGGCCACCGGTTGGAGTACCACCAGTAGAGCAACCGGTTGGAGTGCCCCCAGTAGAGCAACCGGGCGGCGGACCGCCTCCAGAGTTTCCTGGTGCACCCGAGGAATTCCCTGGCGCGCCAGAGGAGTTTCCGGCTGGGCCAAACGATGATCCGCCCGAGGTGCCAGACCCAGGAGACAACGGCCCAGAATTAGAAGTGCCCTTTGATCCTGCGGGCTAG
- a CDS encoding aldehyde dehydrogenase family protein, producing the protein MTSVQSLAELSVLIRQIRQAAEALEVRPTTVALQTAAQAFREAADDILEANTLDLEASLEMAVPELVVEWLKLTPERLNTAIVILERLAQLDAVTTSTHRPQPAIAPTDHAYWLREPLGVIALVYEAFPELAIIAAALSLRAGNGLILKGGHEASQTNQVIADVFQGVLAQVDLPEQIIVSLSPSEGEAARRWLMQTSELDLVIPYGRASLVQQVMRDANSPSLSTAIGNCYVYWAPTAPVEVVAKIIIASHRGNPEPVNGIEKVLVDEKVSPVAERELEHLLQDSQLSVKDVASPTLSSDLDATVEELWQEAQLDRTVLMTRVPNLSAAIALINRFSSGHADCIVTNSYQESMQFSSQVRSASIYINSSPQFQRNASHTSAIALGMSPQRGLKSGRITLETLLMHKAIVQGMGNL; encoded by the coding sequence ATGACTTCTGTTCAGTCTCTGGCCGAGCTATCGGTGCTTATACGGCAGATTCGCCAGGCGGCTGAGGCGCTCGAAGTTAGGCCAACCACCGTGGCGTTACAAACAGCGGCGCAAGCCTTTCGAGAAGCCGCTGACGACATCTTAGAAGCCAATACTCTAGACCTTGAAGCCAGCCTAGAAATGGCCGTGCCTGAGCTCGTAGTGGAATGGCTCAAACTCACGCCAGAGCGGTTGAACACTGCCATCGTCATCTTGGAACGCTTAGCCCAGCTGGATGCGGTGACCACTTCCACACATCGACCGCAACCCGCGATCGCCCCCACTGACCATGCTTACTGGCTGCGCGAACCCCTGGGGGTGATTGCGTTGGTGTACGAAGCGTTTCCTGAATTAGCGATTATCGCCGCTGCCCTGAGCCTGCGGGCCGGCAACGGTTTGATTTTGAAGGGCGGGCATGAGGCCAGTCAAACGAATCAAGTCATTGCCGACGTCTTTCAAGGTGTCTTAGCTCAAGTTGACTTGCCAGAACAAATCATTGTTTCGCTATCACCAAGTGAAGGGGAAGCCGCACGGCGCTGGTTGATGCAAACCAGTGAACTAGATTTAGTCATTCCTTACGGTCGGGCCAGTCTGGTACAGCAAGTCATGCGCGATGCCAACTCGCCCAGTTTGAGCACCGCGATTGGTAACTGCTATGTGTATTGGGCACCAACCGCCCCCGTTGAGGTGGTGGCGAAGATAATTATTGCCAGCCATCGGGGGAATCCAGAGCCCGTGAACGGCATCGAAAAAGTTTTGGTGGATGAAAAGGTGTCACCCGTCGCCGAACGGGAATTAGAGCATTTGCTGCAAGACAGTCAACTCTCAGTGAAAGACGTGGCTAGCCCCACCCTGTCATCTGACCTTGATGCCACTGTCGAAGAACTGTGGCAAGAGGCCCAGCTCGATCGCACCGTGTTGATGACGCGAGTGCCTAATTTATCGGCCGCGATCGCCCTGATCAATCGCTTTAGCAGCGGCCATGCTGACTGCATTGTGACCAACTCTTATCAAGAGAGCATGCAGTTTTCCAGTCAGGTGCGCAGTGCGTCCATCTATATCAACTCGTCGCCCCAATTCCAGCGCAATGCGTCTCATACGAGTGCGATCGCCCTCGGCATGTCGCCCCAACGAGGCCTCAAAAGCGGGCGCATCACTCTGGAAACGCTGCTCATGCATAAAGCCATCGTCCAGGGCATGGGAAATTTATGA
- the rpsO gene encoding 30S ribosomal protein S15: MALLQERKQELISEYQVHETDTGSAEVQVAMLTERINKLSQHLQSNKKDYSSRRGLLKMIGRRKRLLSYIAKKDVNQYRELIGRLGIRR; encoded by the coding sequence ATGGCACTGCTACAAGAACGCAAACAGGAACTCATCTCCGAATACCAGGTTCATGAAACCGACACAGGCTCTGCTGAAGTGCAAGTAGCCATGCTGACTGAGCGCATCAACAAACTCAGCCAACACCTACAAAGCAATAAAAAGGATTATTCTTCTCGGCGCGGACTGCTGAAGATGATTGGTCGCCGCAAGCGGTTGCTGTCCTACATTGCTAAAAAGGACGTTAATCAATATCGCGAGCTGATTGGTCGTCTTGGCATTCGTCGCTAG
- a CDS encoding PAM68 family protein, which translates to MSADAEKDRLPFEPNRKRKKSAKEKVQSATEQPSEATKATASAATNRRTNKYSREETSIPEVVSRRMLRRMLYFSGLPVVLGVFVFFVSYVLIVQEIAVLPNVVVLLTTLACFGLSVVGLSYGALSASWEEDTLGSLLGFEQFQVNFERLIGSWRQAREERRNSSS; encoded by the coding sequence ATGTCCGCTGATGCAGAGAAAGACCGCTTGCCGTTTGAACCCAATCGCAAGCGTAAAAAGTCAGCTAAAGAAAAGGTTCAGTCGGCAACCGAGCAGCCCAGCGAGGCAACTAAAGCCACCGCCAGCGCTGCTACAAATCGACGAACCAACAAATATTCCCGAGAAGAGACCAGCATCCCAGAAGTGGTGAGTCGTCGCATGTTGCGCCGGATGCTTTACTTTTCGGGCCTACCTGTAGTCTTGGGAGTGTTTGTTTTTTTTGTGAGCTACGTGCTGATTGTGCAGGAAATCGCTGTACTCCCAAATGTCGTAGTGTTGTTAACGACGCTGGCCTGCTTTGGTTTAAGTGTCGTTGGTCTCAGCTACGGAGCGCTGTCGGCGTCTTGGGAAGAGGACACTCTCGGCAGCCTACTTGGGTTCGAGCAATTTCAGGTGAACTTTGAACGGCTGATCGGTTCCTGGCGACAGGCTCGCGAAGAGCGTCGCAACAGCTCTTCATAG
- the ilvA gene encoding threonine ammonia-lyase, biosynthetic has translation MSNNDYLEKILTARVYDVAQETPLEVAPRLSQRLGNTLLLKREDMQSVFSFKLRGAYNKMAHLPPERLAQGVIAASAGNHAQGVALGAKRLGTSAIIVMPVTTPELKVKAVEARGGIAVLHGETFDDAYAHACQLSEEKGMTLIHPFDDPEVIAGQGTIGMEILRQHQKPIHAIFVAIGGGGLIAGIAAYVKRLRPDIRIIGVEPVDADSMSQSLQAGQRVTLDQVGRFADGVAVKRVGEETFRLCQQYVDEVILVNTDDTCAAIKDVFEDTRSIVEPAGALAIAGAKAYVEREGITGETLVAIACGANMNFDRLRFVAERAEMGERREAIFAVNIPEGPGSLRKFCKCIGKRNLTEFNYRIADKAEAHIFVGLQVKDRQDASQMAATFEANGFNTLDLTDDELTKMHLRHMVGGRSPLAQDEVLYRFEFPENPGALIKFLNCMSPNWNISLFHYRNNGADYGRIVLGIQVPPAEMDDWRAFLDTVGYRYWDESNNPAYHLFLA, from the coding sequence ATGTCTAACAACGACTATCTCGAAAAGATTTTGACCGCCCGAGTATACGACGTTGCCCAAGAAACCCCTCTGGAAGTCGCCCCTCGCCTGTCACAACGGTTGGGGAATACGCTACTACTCAAACGAGAAGACATGCAGTCCGTCTTCTCTTTTAAACTGCGGGGGGCCTATAACAAGATGGCCCATTTGCCGCCGGAACGCTTAGCTCAGGGCGTAATCGCCGCCTCAGCCGGCAACCATGCCCAGGGGGTCGCGTTGGGGGCCAAGCGGCTGGGTACGTCGGCGATTATTGTGATGCCCGTGACCACACCGGAGCTGAAAGTCAAAGCGGTGGAAGCCCGGGGGGGCATTGCCGTGCTGCACGGCGAAACCTTTGACGATGCCTATGCCCATGCCTGTCAATTGTCAGAAGAAAAGGGCATGACCTTGATTCACCCGTTTGATGATCCAGAGGTGATTGCGGGTCAGGGCACTATTGGTATGGAAATTTTGCGGCAGCATCAGAAACCGATTCACGCCATTTTTGTGGCGATCGGTGGTGGCGGCTTGATTGCGGGCATTGCCGCCTATGTGAAACGGCTGCGACCGGACATTCGCATCATTGGGGTCGAGCCGGTGGATGCCGACAGTATGAGTCAGTCTTTGCAGGCAGGGCAACGAGTCACGCTAGACCAGGTAGGCCGGTTTGCCGATGGGGTCGCGGTTAAGCGCGTGGGGGAAGAAACCTTTCGCCTGTGTCAGCAGTATGTGGATGAAGTCATTTTGGTGAATACCGATGACACCTGCGCTGCCATCAAAGACGTGTTTGAGGACACGCGGTCAATTGTGGAGCCCGCTGGGGCGCTGGCGATCGCGGGGGCCAAAGCCTATGTGGAGCGCGAGGGGATTACGGGCGAAACGTTGGTGGCGATCGCCTGTGGCGCCAATATGAATTTTGACCGCCTCCGCTTTGTGGCGGAACGAGCGGAAATGGGCGAACGGCGGGAAGCGATTTTTGCAGTCAACATTCCCGAAGGGCCGGGCAGTCTGCGAAAGTTTTGCAAATGCATTGGCAAACGCAACCTGACGGAATTTAACTATCGCATTGCCGACAAGGCCGAAGCCCATATTTTTGTCGGGTTGCAGGTCAAAGACCGCCAAGATGCCAGCCAGATGGCGGCGACGTTTGAGGCTAATGGTTTCAACACCCTCGATCTGACGGATGACGAACTGACGAAAATGCACCTGCGCCATATGGTGGGGGGGCGATCGCCCCTGGCCCAAGATGAGGTGCTGTATCGGTTCGAGTTTCCCGAAAATCCCGGGGCTTTGATCAAGTTCCTTAACTGCATGAGCCCCAACTGGAACATCAGCCTCTTTCATTACCGCAACAATGGTGCTGATTACGGCCGCATTGTGTTGGGCATCCAAGTGCCGCCCGCCGAGATGGATGACTGGCGCGCCTTTTTAGACACCGTGGGCTACCGCTATTGGGATGAGAGCAATAATCCGGCTTACCACTTATTTTTGGCCTAA